The genomic stretch CTGCGCACACAGCGCCTGCCAGTCGAATGCCTTCTCCGGCTCGCCATAAATGACGTGGTCGACATCCGTCAGCAGCACCGCATTGTGATAGCTCGCCCGTCCCAGCATCACCCCGTCCATGACGGCAAGATGATCCTTCGCCTCGCAAAGCGTCGTGATCCCGCCATTGATCCCGATGAAGGTTGCCGGATGCACCCGCTTCATCGCATGCACCAGAGCGTAATCGAGCGGCGGGATTTCGCGGTTCTCACGCGGGCTCAGGCCCTTGAGCCACGCCTTGCGGGCATGGATCCAGATCGCATCCGCACCTGCCGCCACCATGCGGCCGAGAAAATCGGGGAGCACCGCCTCCGGCTCCTGATCGTCAACCCCGATCCGGCACTTGACGGTCACGGGAACGATCGAAACCGCCTTCATCGCCGAAACGCAATCTGCCACAACCTCCGGCGTCTGCATCAGACAGGCCCCGAATGTCCCGGACTGCACCCGGTCCGACGGACAGCCGACATTCAGATTGATCTCGTCATAGCCGTAATCGGCGGCAATCTTCACCGCCTCGACC from Peteryoungia desertarenae encodes the following:
- the dusA gene encoding tRNA dihydrouridine(20/20a) synthase DusA, which codes for MKKVLQVSLKKENVNYFNAPVFAVAPMIDWTDRHCRFFHRKLSARALLYTEMVVADAIIHGPREKLLGFSEEEHPVALQLGGSDPAKLVEAVKIAADYGYDEINLNVGCPSDRVQSGTFGACLMQTPEVVADCVSAMKAVSIVPVTVKCRIGVDDQEPEAVLPDFLGRMVAAGADAIWIHARKAWLKGLSPRENREIPPLDYALVHAMKRVHPATFIGINGGITTLCEAKDHLAVMDGVMLGRASYHNAVLLTDVDHVIYGEPEKAFDWQALCAQMMDYAGRVVAEGGRLNHVTRHMVGLFQGYAGARRYRQILSADAVKPGAKPAVIAEAFAAVDIAGGPKVQAQDTASAAE